TTCCAGAACGAGATTTCGGCGGTCTACGTGGCTTCTTTGCCTGGCTCGAGCGCCGCAAGTACAAGATGCACATTCGGGTGTTCCTCAGCCGCTGGCGCTCGAGCAAATTGTGTCATGCCTGTCATGGCGCGCGGCTGAACGCCGAATCGCTCAGCTGGCGCATCGCCGGAAAGAACATCAGCGAAATCACCGCGCTCCGGATCGACGAAGCGGCTGAACTGCTCGCCGCGCTCTCGCTCAGCGCGACACAAAAAAAGCTCGCCCGCGTGATGCTCGATCAGATTCAGTCGCGGCTGGCGTTCCTTCGGCAGGTGGGCCTCGGCTACCTGAAACTCGACCGAACCTTACGCACCCTCAGTGGTGGCGAAGCACAGCGCGTCGCGCTCACCTCGGCGCTCGGCAGTAGCCTGGTGAACATGCTCTACGTTCTCGACGAACCCTCGGTGGGGCTCCATCCTTCGGATGTCGAGCGTTTGCTCGTGGCAGTGAAAGGGCTTCGCGACCGTGGCAACACCGTGGTGCTGGTCGAACACGAAGAGCAAATGCTGCGCGAGTCCGATTGGCTCGTCGAAGTGGGGCCCGGAGCAGGAGATGCTGGTGGCAACATCACCTTCAGCGGCGAGCTCGACGAAATGCTCGCAGGGACAACCGTCACCGGCGATTTTCTCGCAGGTCGACGCGGGGTCGCAATTCCCGCTGCACGTCGCACTGCCACGCGAGGCTGGCTCAAGCTGAGCGGAGCTCGTGGCAATAACCTGAAGAACCTCACGGTCGAATTTCCACTCGGTGTAATGTGCCTGGTGACCGGCGTGAGTGGCAGCGGCAAAAGCACCCTCGTTCAAGAGACTCTCTACGGCGCGCTCTGCAAACGGAAGCGCAAAGATTGCGATCCGCCACTCGACTATGACGACGTTGTGGGGGATGGTCAGATCGACGATGTGATTCTTGTCGATCAAAGTCCAATCGGCCGGAGTGGTCGCTCGAATCCTGTCACCTACATCAAAGCTTTCGATCCGATTCGGGCCGTTTTTGCCGAACAAGTCGATGCGCGGACCCACAACTACACCGCTGGACATTTCAGCTTCAACGTCGATGGGGGGCGCTGCGATGCCTGCCAAGGAGAAGGTTTCCTCCGGATCGATATGCAGTTCCTCGCCGATGTCCTCCGAAAATGCCCCGCCTGTGGTGGCTCGCGCTATCGCAAAGAAATTCTGCAGGTGAAATATCGGGGACGCAGCATCGCGGAAGTCCTCGAAATGACCGCCCGCGAAGCGTTCAGCTTCTTTCGAGGACAGCCGAAAGTACAAGGAAAACTCAAGCAGCTGATCGACGTCGGGCTCGACTACCTGCGGCTCGGTCAGCCTGCGAGCACGCTCTCTTCGGGAGAAGCCCAGCGTTTGAAGCTTGCCGCTTTTCTTTCCGAAGCCTCCCGAAATCGCACCCTGTTTATTCTCGACGAACCGACCACTGGACTCCACTTTGCCGACGTCGTGAAATTGCTCGATTGCTTCGAGGCGCTCCTCGATGTGGGACATTCACTCATCATCGTCGAGCATAACCTGCAGCTGATGCGCGCCGCTGACTACCTGATCGACCTCGGCCCTGGAGCCGGTGATGCAGGTGGAACGGTCATCGCGCAAGGAACTCCCGAGCAGGTTGCCACCTCGCCGCTGTCGCTGACGGGAAAATACCTCGCCGCTTCGCTGGCCGAAGTGCAGGGGAGATCAGCCGCCGAAATCGCCGCTGCAGGTTCCCCATGACAACCGCCAACATGCCACAACTCGATCAACTGCAAGTGGTCGTCAGCGACATCGCCACGCATCGCGCAGTGGTCTCGGTCTCGGCTTCACGTCACGATACCTTGCTGCAGCAATGGCTCGACGATGGGGAAATCGAAGCCTCGATTCGAGGTCCCCGCTGTGAACTTTCGAGAACACTTCCGGCCGGATTTACACTCCGCCCAGCCAAGCTCGGCGACCGCTCGATCTTGCGCTGCGTGGTGACCGATCCCAGTTTCTGGTCGGGAGATCTGCCAGCGATCTACGACGTGACGATCACGCGCAAAGCGGCTGGGATAGCTCCCTCCACGACCAAACGCTCGCTCGGCGTCCGTCCGCTCGGTCGAAGTCGCGGCTATCTCACACGCGAAGGAAAAGTTTGGATTCCGCGCCTCGTTGCTTGCGACACAGTCCCCGCAAGCAGTCTCGTCGATAGCTTTCGCGAGCAGGTGCTGGGAGCGCTGATCGATCTCGGTGGCGATGCAACTATAGCGGCACAATTTTTGGCAGCTGCGAGCCAGCGCGGCTGTTATTCCGTGGCTCATTGTTGCGCAGCGTCGGAGGCTGAACTACTGGAGCAGGTTGTGCTCGCGCGGCAATTTCCGGCGGTGATGATGGCCTGTTTCCCGGCAAACATCACGATTTCCGAGCGTTTGCGCGATGCCGCGCTGGGCTTGATGCTCGCTTATCGGGTCGACCGCTCGACCGATCTGGCGGCTCTCGATCGGGGCGGGATCTCGGCCCTGGTGATCTGTGGCACCAGCGCCGGAGAGATCACCGAGCTGGCTCACGCCGCGAATTTTCGAGGACCGATCCTGGCGCAGTTGGCAGATGGTCAGCACACCGATCTGGCCGCCGCGCGAGCGGCCTGCGATCAGCTCCAGCGCGATCTGGCGGCGCTACCGAATCGTTACCTCCCGATCGCAGGGCTTGTGGTATGAGCGACGATCGATTCGCCCGCTATTCGCGGCAAGTTCGCTTTGCTTCGATCGGCAAAGCAGGTCAGGAGCGACTCGCAGCTTCACGCGCGCTGGTTGTCGGCTGTGGCGCGCTCGGCTCGATGATCGCCAGTCATCTCGTTCGCGCTGGGGTCGGGTTCACGCGCATTGTCGACCGCGACTTTCTCGAACTGAGTAATCTCCAGCGTCAAACACTGTATACCGAGGCAGATGTAGCGTCGGGATTTCCCAAAGCGATTTGCGCCGAGAAACATCTCCGCGAGATTAACAGCGAAGTAGAAATCGAAGCGGTGGTCGCCGATATCGTCCCCTCGAATATCGAGCAGCTGGCCCGTAACTGCGATGTCGTGGTCGATGGTACCGACAATTTCGAAACCCGTATGCTGATCAACGATGTCTGTGTGAAGCTCGGTATTGCGTGGGTCTATGGAGGGTGTCTTGGCGCGGAAGGTCAGTCGATGACGATCCTGCCGGGAGAGTCTCCTTGCCTCCGCTGTGTGATGCCCGAGCCGCCTGATGCGGGGAGCTCACCCACGTGCGATGCGGCCGGGATTTTGGGGACGATCATCGGTGTGATTGCGTCGCTGCAAGCCAGTGAAGCGATCAAAATACTGAGTGGCAACCGCTCTGCAGTCTCGAAGAAATGGACCATCATCGACCTGTGGGATAGCGATGTCCGGCAGCTGCGACTCGATGCCTTCGGCGACCGAAGTCAGTGCCCTTGCTGCGGCAAACGCGAGTTTCCCTGGCTCTCGGGCGAGCGGGCGAGCTATTCCGCGGTCCTCTGCGGCCGCAATTCCGTGCAGCTCAGTTTTCCTGGCAGCGCTGGGATCAATCTGGCCGCGATGGCCGAGCGACTTCGTTCGGTCGGCGAAGTTTCGCAGAACAAATTTCTCGTGCGGCTGAAAGTCGGGGACTATCAGATCACCCTGTTCGCCGATGGTCGCGCGGTGGTCAGTGGCACCGAAGAGATTGCCGAAGCACGCTCGGTCTACGCGCAGTACATCGGCAGCTAATAGAGGCGACTCTCTCTCACGCTACCTCAGGGGCCGAAGTTCTGTTCCCCTGAGGTGTGACTGTTTGACGTTGTCGATCGGCGAACGATCGAAGTCGATTTAGTACGTGAAGTTCAGGCCGCCGTAGGCACCAAACGGCACACTGTTGTAGGCGTCGACCTCTTCGTAGCTTTCGTTGGTGATGTTGTCGAGGCGAACAAACGCTTCAACATTCTCGGTGATCTTCCGACGACCCGAGGCATTCAGCAGGTAGTAGCTGTCGAGCGTTACCCCGCCAATGTCTGCGCGGTCGCCAATGTAGATCAACTGCAGCGTGGCTGAAGCTCCGATATCGGTCCAGGCCCGTGTGATCGAGAGGGACGATTTGTCTTCCGGTCGACGCAGCAATTGCGCGCCGGTGTCGAGATTCAGCGTGTCGTCGAAGGTATAGCTCGCGTCGACCCACAGGTCTTCGAAGATGTAGACCAGCAGCGTCAGTTCCACGCCACTGCTGCGAGCGGCACCGACGTTTTCGAGCGCCGTGAACGTGTCGTTGATCACAATCAGGTCGAGGAAGTCGTTGCGGAAGTAAGTGGCATCAGCCACCACAGCGCCGCCGAAGAGTTCCTGGCGAACACCGGCGTCCCAACCTTTGCTTCGCTCGGGGCGAAGATTGGGATTGAAGAAGCCAAAACTGTTCTCCGCCAAAGCGGGCTGACGAAAGCCGGTGCCGATGCTGCCGTGGAGCGAAGTTCCGCTGTCGAAGTTGTAGATCGACGTGACACGGTAGGTCTGCGCGGTCCCCGCTTTGCTCGTGTCGTCCCACCGCACACCGGCGGTGGTGAACCAGTTGGGGAGGAGCTGAAACTGGTCCTGAATGTAGGCCCCTTTCAGGTTCTGGGTGACCCGTGGATCGAACGTGCTGCTGGCATCTTCTGCCAGGTAGTTCGCACCGGCGCTCAGGATGTTCGTCTCGGTCAGCTGGCCGCTGATCAGGTAGTCGACTTCGCGCGTTTGACCCTGGTAGTCGGGCGTTCCAAAGGCACCCGGGTCGGTGTCGAGGAAGTCGTAGTCGGTGAGGTTCAGCCCCACCTTCTGCTGCAACATGCCATCGAGCGCGGTGTGAGTAAATTGCACGCGATTGGCAAACACCTTGGTCTTATTCTTGCGAATCAGATTGTCGGCCGGTGTGAACGTGGGGAATGCGAATTGATCGTCGATGTCGGCCCGGGCATCGCTGTAGCGAAAGACGTAGTCGATGTTCAGCCCGTTCTCGAGATTGATGCCAGTCCGTCCCGAAACGACACCGAGATTAAAATCGTCTTGCTCGGGGAAGCTATCGACCTGACTCACGCCGCCAGTGTGATACTGCGAGCCTTGAATGCTGAAGTATTTTCGCTCGTCACCGGCTTGGGCCGACAGCGTGACCTGACCCGTTTGAAAACTGCCACCCATCGTTCCGGCGGTGACCGAAAGTGGTCCTTGACCCCGTTTGGTGATGATGTTGATCACACCACCAATCGCGTCGCTGCCGTAGACCATGCTTTGCGGGCCGCGGAGGACTTCGATCCGCTCGACGTTATCGGTGGTGAGGGTCGAGAAGTCGAAGAGTCGCGACGCATTTTGGGGAGCGTTCAGCGGAATGCCGTCGAGCAGCACTTTGGTATGCGACGAGTTGGCACCGCGCAAAAACACACTGGTGATGCTACCGGGTCCACCTTGGCGAACCACATCGACACCTAGCTTGCCGCGGAGCACTTCAGCGACCGATGTTTGGCCGCTGCGAGCAATGTCGTCGGCCGTGATGACGGTGATCGACGAGCCGGTTTGCGATGCGGGGGTCGGCATGCGGTTAGGAGAAACCACCGTGTCGGCCGGAAGTGGCTCGGCCGGGAAATTGCTCAGCCGACCGGGAACCACCGTTTCAGGAAGCTCGGGAATCGCCTCGTTTTCGAGAGGGACTTCAGCAGGGGCCTCGGCCGGAGGCTGATACGAGGCGTTCTCGACGGCTGTTTCCGTCGGCTGATCGCGGTAGCGATTCGGCGTCTCTTCGTCAGAGATATTGGCAGTCGCCAGATCGTCGGCCCACAAGGTCCGAGCCAGCGGCGACGAGAATTGCGGAAGAAGAGCAGCAGTGAGCGCGCACTTCCACCAAAACGACAAACGCATGCGAAGTTCCTTTCCCTCCCACGGGGAAATGAAGCGATAAAGAAACCTCGGCAACGAGCAAGATATCCTGGCTCGGGTTCGACCTACTTGCCCGACCTTCCCGGCGCTTCGTGCGAAGCATCAGTGGCCATCTGCTGGGCGTTCGTCCCCCTTACAGTCGCGGGGCGGCGGAAGTTTTTCACTTCGCTTCCCTCGCTTGCTGCCGTACAACGGGCCCCGTCACGTTTCCCACCTACGGATGGACGAAAAGTGAGAGGCACATAGCTAGTCATCGTCTTTGCGTGTGGTGCCGGTTGTAGCAATTCTGATGCTTTGACCGCTTGTAACGCCGCTAGCACCCCGCTCCGTGGCAGAGTTTAACGACAGGGGAAGAGAATCGGCCCCGGAAAGCTGCTATCAGGGCCGGACGAAGGTGGGGTAACCGTGCGGCCTCGAAACGAAAACACCCCGCGAGCATGCCCGCAGGGTGACGGGAGGGAAATGCAGTTCAAGTGCCAATGACGAGGAGAGTGGCAGCCGGGATCAGAAACGCCAACGCAATTCTCTCGAAGTGGGCCATAAAGTTGTTTTGCGTCGGATAGAGGGCGCCGAAAAACGGCTTGCACCTGCCGAAAACGTGCGGAACATGAGCTAACCAAGCAAGGCGAAGATGAGCGTGAAAAATCGGAAGACAGCTTCCAAATCGACCCAGGTGCAACACCTTGATCTGCCTCACCCCAACTGCAACTCAAGTCCGGTGTAAAAACAGTGCAATCGCCCGGGAAGCCAAAGATAGTATCGTGTCTCGGCGACACCCATTCCGCGATCAGCAGTAGCTACATAGTGCTGGATGACGAAAGGGCATGGAGTCGACGGAGTACCGATGAAGTGCCACGAGATTGGTAAGTCATCGTCGTCCTTGCCTTCGCTTACCGGATCGAAACTAAGCGAGGTCGATTGTAATTCTGGGTATCTTTGAAACCAGCGATCGGCTGTGCTGACGGCGGCAATGCCTCCGAAGTAATGAGTTGTCACCCAACATGAAACGTAGAGGGCGACGATCACTAAGGCGTACGCAAAGTGGTTTCTGCGTTGCAGGTAATAGGCAGCACCGATTAAGGCGACAGGAGGTGCGCTCAGTGCAAGTCCGAGGAAGCGATGTTCATAGAACATCGACACCAACACGAAAAAGCAGGCGATCACTGCATTGAAGCTCAACAGGCTGAATCGCATGGCAGTGCCGATACGGAAGTCGCAATGCTGCAGTACGATCCATGTCCCGTGAAATTGGGTGGCTCATAGCTGGCTTGACCAGCAGTGCGCAACTCCCAGAGGCTAAAACTCTGTGGAGCTGCGAGACGCACAGCCACCCTTAGGAATCACGGATCGCTTGATGGCGAGCCAAGTTAGCGGGGTGATTAGAAATCGTCTTCGCTCAGCTTGGTGGTCTGCATGGTGTAGACCGCAGCAATGGGGGCGTTGGTGCCGGGTTCTTTGTACTTCGAACCATTGCTGGTCATCAGGCGGCAGTAGACGGTGTAGTCGATCGTGTCGCTGCGGAACGCCACGCTGCCATCGCACATCGTGGTGTTGAAGCCACCAGGGTGGCGGCTCGAAGGACGGGCATAGTCGAAACCTACCGCTCCGTTGCCTGCCTGACGATTGAGCCCGACGGTGGGTGGATCGTTGGTGGTCCACAGGATGGCGACGTCATACTCGTTATTGCAGCTGGTCCACTTCACCACGTCGAGGTTTTCGCTGAACTTGATGGTGTTCGACGTGCCATCACCGTTGGCGATGTCGCCCGAATTGGTCTGAAACACCTTGGGGAAGTTGTCCGTTCCCTTCAGGCGATCATCGAGAGCACCGTTGGCGGGCCAGTCGAAACCGTAGAGGGGGCTGCCAGGGCTGGTGTTGTTTTCGCGGCCGCCGTTACAGGCGTACGAAAACATCGCCTTCTCGCCGGTGTCGGTGGTATCGCTCGGGCAGACGAGCAAATTGATGCGCTGCTCGAGGGCGGTGTTGTTGTTGATCGCGCTATTGCTGCTGGCGAGTTGGTCGATCTGGGTCCGGATGTCGGGGCGACCCATTTCTTCCATCAGCACATGCACCCAGCTGACGTAGCGAGCTGGGGTCGAGTTCCAGTTGTTCCCCGAGTAGGTGCGCGAGTAGTACTGACGCGAAGGGGGCATGTACGACTTGTTGGTCTCGTACAGCATCGAAGCCTGGCCGATTTGACGCAGGTTGTTCGTGCACTGCGCACGACGGGCCGACTCGCGAGCCGCTTGCACAGCGGGCAGCAGGAGTGCCATGAGAACGGCGATGATCGAAATCACCACCAGCAGTTCGACCACCGTGAAGGCGGTGCGACGAGACAACGAAAAGCGCGATGCCATAAGACGAAACTCCTCGAGAGCGATCTGTCTACACAGCGAGCCAATGCGAATGCCAACGCGCGCCGAAGAGTCCTTCGCCAACTTCTGCTGACGAAGAAAGACGCACGTTGCCGCTGTGATCTCTTGTTCCGGTTCTTATTGTCGCAATCCGGCGGAGCGGTGTCGAGTCGTTTGTCGCTAAAATAGTTCCGCAGCCGTTGCGAATTGGCAGCCGACTGGGCCTGCTAATCTTCTTCGAATCTTCCTCGAGAACCGCGAGTTGCCGGGGTCCCACAGCTGTAGCAGCCGAGGGAAGACCCGCTAGCGAGCCAGGAACAGTCGTTTCGACATCCGTCGTGGAGGAGTCAGGGCAATCGAGGCCTGATCATCTTCCGTCGCCACGCTATTGCCGGGGGTGCTATCGGGATCGAACTGGTCGCTCGATTGCACTTGGGCCGTGTTGGTCGACGTGCCGTACGAGGTGACGGTGGCCACGATCTGCAATGTCGCCGAGGCACCACTAGCGAGGGTCGGAACGGTCCAGATGCCGGTTACCTGGTTGTAGGTGCCGACGCTTGGCGTGCTGCTGACATAGGTCACCCCGGCTGGCAGCAGATCGAGCAGCGTGACGTCGGTAGCCCCAGCCGGGCCGGCGTTCGACAGCGTAACGGTGTAAGTGACGTTCGAACCGAAGTCGGGGGTGGTGTTACTCACCGTTTTGGTCACCGAGAGATCGGAGATGTTCGGTGTCACGGTGGCGCTGGCCTGATCATCTTCGTTGGCGTTGTTGTTGTTCGGCGTGCTGTCGATGTCGAACTGATCAGCGGCTGTCACTTGGGCCGTATTCACCTTCACCGTCGAAGTGGTGACAGTGGCGGTCACTTGCAGCGTGGCGCTGCTGCCGTTGGTGAGCGAGGGAATCGTCCAGACACCAGTCGCCTGATTGTAGGTTCCCACGCTCGGTGCCGAACTGACGAACGTCAAACCGGCTGGCAGAACGTCGGTGACTGCAATGTTAGTCGCATCTTGAGGACCATCGTTCTCGATGGTGATGGTGTAGGTGATCTGCTGATTCTGATCGGGGGTCGTATCGCTCACAGTCTTCGTGAGCGAGAGATCGGCGATGTTGGGATCGAGCACCGCATCGTCTTCGTTGTTGTTAGGATTGCTATCGAACTGATCGACCGCAGTGATCTCGGCGTTGTTCGTCAGCTGACTGCTGCTCGTCACACGAGCGTTGATCGTCAGCACGGTCGAGGCGCCAGCGGCCAGGTTGCCAATCGTCCAGATGCCAGTGCCACTCACATACGCGCCGCCACCGTTGTCGCTCACGTACACAAGTCCCGCTGGCAACTGATCAGTCACTTGCACGCCTGTGGCAGCGACACCGGTGTTGTTGGTGACCGTGAGAGTGAACACCACCACTTGGTTGTTGTTCGGGGTTGCATCGTCGACCGTCTTGGTGATCCCCAGGTCGTTGACGTTCGGCGTGAGGATGACGGAATCGTAGTCGTCTTCGGTGGTGATGCCATTGTTCACCGTGCTATCGCTATCGAACTGATCGGTGGCAGTGATTTCAGCGATGTTGGTGATCGTCGCGCTGCTGGTCACTGTGGCGCGAATCGTGAGGACCGCATTGGCACCTGCGGCCAGGTTGCCAATCGTCCAGATGCCAGTGCCGCTCACATAGGCGCCCGCACCGGTGTCGCTGACATACGTCAGCCCGGCGGGGAGCAGATCAGTCACCACCACACCGGTGGCAGCGACGGCGCTTTCGTTCGTCACCGTCAGGGTGAACACCACTTCCTGATTTTCGTTCGGTGTGGTGTCGTCCACCGTCTTGCTGATCGCCAGATCGGTGACGGCGGGAGTGAAGGTCACTTCGGCGTAGTCGTCTTCAGTGGTGATGCCGTTATTGGGGGTGCTGTCGATATCGAACTGATCGGCGGCGGTCACTTCAGCCGCGTTCAAAATGGCCGTTTGCCCCGTGAAAGAAGCGACAATTTGAATCGACGCACTCGCGCCGACGGCGAGATTGCCGACGGTCCAAATGCCGGTGCCGCTCACATAAGCCCCCGCGCCAGTGTCGCTGACATACGTGGTGCCCACTGGCAGCAGATCGGTCACCACCACACCGGTGGCGGCGTTGGTGCCGTCGTTAAACACGGTGAGTGTGTAGGTGACGTTCTGGCCGTTGTTGGGATTGGTCGGGAGCACCGTTTTGGTGAGCCGCAAGTCGATCGGCGTGAAGTTGTCGATGTCGACCGTTTGAACTGTTGGACCGAGGGTTCCGAGCAGTTCGATGCCGACGTCGTTGCCACCTTCCGTCGTGGTGATGGTGACGACAATCGCCCCGACATTGGTGAAGTCGGCTCCCAGCCCCGTGTCGACAAAATCATCGAAGT
This window of the Pirellula staleyi DSM 6068 genome carries:
- the uvrA gene encoding excinuclease ABC subunit UvrA; the encoded protein is MNEPASEPIDDPSTGDRSIELRGVEVHNLRMVDLDVPLGKLVVFCGVSGSGKTSLALDTLYAEGQRRYLESFSVYTRQFLQKLEKPDVERIDNLPAAIAVSHDDAARSSRSTIGTATETLDYLRLLMAKVAELTCHGCGKSIRKASASTIAAEVQSLDPSTKLMLGFFEPVPEGIALETLAASLRGRGFSRGVVGETSFMLDTIPSEMVSSSASELGVIVDRITPTVAQQRLLDSLETSLTSGGGACVLWRAVRDDETSTPDVVVIDGQRWQRLDYSQRLQCRACQIVYSDPTPQLFSFNSPLGACNVCEGFGSTIDLDDALIVPDRSKSIREGAIAPWNSPAYLHELQELLALAPDYKLPVDVPYSELTEKHKQLIREGVPERDFGGLRGFFAWLERRKYKMHIRVFLSRWRSSKLCHACHGARLNAESLSWRIAGKNISEITALRIDEAAELLAALSLSATQKKLARVMLDQIQSRLAFLRQVGLGYLKLDRTLRTLSGGEAQRVALTSALGSSLVNMLYVLDEPSVGLHPSDVERLLVAVKGLRDRGNTVVLVEHEEQMLRESDWLVEVGPGAGDAGGNITFSGELDEMLAGTTVTGDFLAGRRGVAIPAARRTATRGWLKLSGARGNNLKNLTVEFPLGVMCLVTGVSGSGKSTLVQETLYGALCKRKRKDCDPPLDYDDVVGDGQIDDVILVDQSPIGRSGRSNPVTYIKAFDPIRAVFAEQVDARTHNYTAGHFSFNVDGGRCDACQGEGFLRIDMQFLADVLRKCPACGGSRYRKEILQVKYRGRSIAEVLEMTAREAFSFFRGQPKVQGKLKQLIDVGLDYLRLGQPASTLSSGEAQRLKLAAFLSEASRNRTLFILDEPTTGLHFADVVKLLDCFEALLDVGHSLIIVEHNLQLMRAADYLIDLGPGAGDAGGTVIAQGTPEQVATSPLSLTGKYLAASLAEVQGRSAAEIAAAGSP
- a CDS encoding ThiF family adenylyltransferase, which gives rise to MSDDRFARYSRQVRFASIGKAGQERLAASRALVVGCGALGSMIASHLVRAGVGFTRIVDRDFLELSNLQRQTLYTEADVASGFPKAICAEKHLREINSEVEIEAVVADIVPSNIEQLARNCDVVVDGTDNFETRMLINDVCVKLGIAWVYGGCLGAEGQSMTILPGESPCLRCVMPEPPDAGSSPTCDAAGILGTIIGVIASLQASEAIKILSGNRSAVSKKWTIIDLWDSDVRQLRLDAFGDRSQCPCCGKREFPWLSGERASYSAVLCGRNSVQLSFPGSAGINLAAMAERLRSVGEVSQNKFLVRLKVGDYQITLFADGRAVVSGTEEIAEARSVYAQYIGS
- a CDS encoding TonB-dependent receptor, whose product is MRLSFWWKCALTAALLPQFSSPLARTLWADDLATANISDEETPNRYRDQPTETAVENASYQPPAEAPAEVPLENEAIPELPETVVPGRLSNFPAEPLPADTVVSPNRMPTPASQTGSSITVITADDIARSGQTSVAEVLRGKLGVDVVRQGGPGSITSVFLRGANSSHTKVLLDGIPLNAPQNASRLFDFSTLTTDNVERIEVLRGPQSMVYGSDAIGGVINIITKRGQGPLSVTAGTMGGSFQTGQVTLSAQAGDERKYFSIQGSQYHTGGVSQVDSFPEQDDFNLGVVSGRTGINLENGLNIDYVFRYSDARADIDDQFAFPTFTPADNLIRKNKTKVFANRVQFTHTALDGMLQQKVGLNLTDYDFLDTDPGAFGTPDYQGQTREVDYLISGQLTETNILSAGANYLAEDASSTFDPRVTQNLKGAYIQDQFQLLPNWFTTAGVRWDDTSKAGTAQTYRVTSIYNFDSGTSLHGSIGTGFRQPALAENSFGFFNPNLRPERSKGWDAGVRQELFGGAVVADATYFRNDFLDLIVINDTFTALENVGAARSSGVELTLLVYIFEDLWVDASYTFDDTLNLDTGAQLLRRPEDKSSLSITRAWTDIGASATLQLIYIGDRADIGGVTLDSYYLLNASGRRKITENVEAFVRLDNITNESYEEVDAYNSVPFGAYGGLNFTY
- a CDS encoding DUF1559 domain-containing protein, coding for MASRFSLSRRTAFTVVELLVVISIIAVLMALLLPAVQAARESARRAQCTNNLRQIGQASMLYETNKSYMPPSRQYYSRTYSGNNWNSTPARYVSWVHVLMEEMGRPDIRTQIDQLASSNSAINNNTALEQRINLLVCPSDTTDTGEKAMFSYACNGGRENNTSPGSPLYGFDWPANGALDDRLKGTDNFPKVFQTNSGDIANGDGTSNTIKFSENLDVVKWTSCNNEYDVAILWTTNDPPTVGLNRQAGNGAVGFDYARPSSRHPGGFNTTMCDGSVAFRSDTIDYTVYCRLMTSNGSKYKEPGTNAPIAAVYTMQTTKLSEDDF
- a CDS encoding DUF11 domain-containing protein; the protein is MPTHMLREVAASLHSFFLTLLERPAKKVKPRAPAKRHSRFESLEGRAMMATDFAAITGIVFKDVTGNGLDVGVEEVGNAEVRLYLDDGDGLYDAGDTLVDTQNTVAAGVNEGRYRFDGLSAGNYFVRQPAQVVGAVNLLEEVSSLVTITPLQAQGITGTSIDSFTTLGPALSVSFPVGSTDNGVQAGAEVLGGERDLFAELTSNNAADNIGFEGIAGQLYIDANLNATGIFTATYDGTDADATTLDPTGLGGIDLTSAGTQTAFQMVISSEQPNATATIRVYTSAVDYSELTIGIPDANSTELLFNFDDFVDTGLGADFTNVGAIVVTITTTEGGNDVGIELLGTLGPTVQTVDIDNFTPIDLRLTKTVLPTNPNNGQNVTYTLTVFNDGTNAATGVVVTDLLPVGTTYVSDTGAGAYVSGTGIWTVGNLAVGASASIQIVASFTGQTAILNAAEVTAADQFDIDSTPNNGITTEDDYAEVTFTPAVTDLAISKTVDDTTPNENQEVVFTLTVTNESAVAATGVVVTDLLPAGLTYVSDTGAGAYVSGTGIWTIGNLAAGANAVLTIRATVTSSATITNIAEITATDQFDSDSTVNNGITTEDDYDSVILTPNVNDLGITKTVDDATPNNNQVVVFTLTVTNNTGVAATGVQVTDQLPAGLVYVSDNGGGAYVSGTGIWTIGNLAAGASTVLTINARVTSSSQLTNNAEITAVDQFDSNPNNNEDDAVLDPNIADLSLTKTVSDTTPDQNQQITYTITIENDGPQDATNIAVTDVLPAGLTFVSSAPSVGTYNQATGVWTIPSLTNGSSATLQVTATVTTSTVKVNTAQVTAADQFDIDSTPNNNNANEDDQASATVTPNISDLSVTKTVSNTTPDFGSNVTYTVTLSNAGPAGATDVTLLDLLPAGVTYVSSTPSVGTYNQVTGIWTVPTLASGASATLQIVATVTSYGTSTNTAQVQSSDQFDPDSTPGNSVATEDDQASIALTPPRRMSKRLFLAR